The Tripterygium wilfordii isolate XIE 37 chromosome 21, ASM1340144v1, whole genome shotgun sequence genome segment tcggGATTACGAgtttaatgatatatttttttgtttcaaacaaaaatcaaattgaacagcaaaaggaaatgaaaattttggactGTTGAACATAAACACGAAACATTCAATATCtgttttgacatgaatttgatttttgtttgaaataaaaaaaataccgttGAACTCATAATCCcgatcaaaataaaattatgatttttttaaaatttataaaaaattattaagcgATGAAAATACATTTACAGCGGGATCCGCTGtatagggatgacaaaaaaaccgatccgagcactatccgcAGGGTACTTGatccgtttaaaacccgaaaaccgatcctataggttttggaaacggttttggttttggttttcaaacccgtcatggtttagggtcggatttggtttttgatgccgggtttagggtacccgaacagtttaataaaaagattcattatggtaataatattataaatcatttataaaggtatactaaattataacatgataaagcatattaaaacgtatatagtTATAGAAACATAccaataaaactataaattagactaatttgaattataaaatcataattaatataaatcatactcaatattaatttatattaatataatcatcaaagaaaaaaataaaaatattaagagtAAAATgataaacgggtacccgatgataaacaattatagaacggttccgggtttggaaatttaaatggttttttaaatggttttggaacggttttggtatagagtatcttaaatggaaacggttttagTATTTGTTAATTGGAAAGATACCCGACCGATTACCATCCCTACCGCTGTAAAAactttacagcagaccccggcTTCCCCGCAGGCCACACCCAGTCACCCAAATCGAATTATCGACTTTAACCACTCGAATTTCCAATTTTGTCCTCGCTGTACAGCTACTCACTCTTCTTGACTTTTTAAACTAACAGCAAACCAAAgtcttctcctttttttctcaTAAAATCCGTGCAAAATCTCTGAAAGAGGAGAGAATGTGAACAGAATTGCATAACAAATTGGGATTCTGAGCATAACCCCACACCCCTCTCTAGTTTCTCCttctcttttcctctttttcctTCTCAAACAAAGAAGTACAACAAAGCCAAAACGCGTGAAATGGGCAGTGATTGGATGATATCGTCATCATCATATAATCTCGAGTAACAAACCTGACAATTTGTAGTTTCAGTTCTATGATTCTCTCTAAATGTCCTCTCTGATTTGGAGGAGAGCCACTGAGGCACACTGAAAGTCAGTGTGATTCGTTTGTTCTTTATTGGGATCAACAAGATTATTATTCTCTGCAATTCATTGATCTGTTGCTATTGGAGAAGTGGAGGATTTGCCGGTTCTGGGTGTCTGTTTGGTTTCCGGGAAAAAGCCAGGGGAAAGCAGGGATATTTGTCTCTCTCTGAAGTACTTCCAAGCTCAAGTGCTGATTTTGGTAAGTTGTTTTTCTCCACTTCAATTGTAGCAAAAGTTGACATAAATGAAACAGATTGAGACTCAATTTCTGACGAATTTTGCTTGATTTTTCGCTCATAATGCAGGTTTaaatcaattttcttcatgTTCACAAATCGAAATCACAAACTGAGTAGAATGGGCAAAACAGTAATGACAACTACAGGAGGGAGAGACTGGTCTCAGATCTACACCATATACGGCATGGATCAGTGGCAGACCTTACTATTCCTGCTGTTTCACGCGATCTTCTTCGCAGTCCTCTCCATTCTCTTCCTCGTCTACTTCAATTCGGTCTGTGCATTCTTCGAGTCCTTTTTCCTCTTCACCACCGGCGGCGCAGCAAGATTTGCCGCCGGATTCGCCGGCTGCGTGACTGCGCTCTCCGCCGTCTGCCTCTTCTTCGCGGCCGGTAACTTCTTCTACTCCGCCTTGCCACTCCACCACGACATGGCCCAGCGGATTGTGAACTCCGTCGGCGACTGGTCCACCGTGAAGCTCGCCCTCGACATCGGCTGCGGCCGCGGCATATTGCTTAATACTGTGGCTACCCAGCTAAAGAAGACCGGAAGCTCGGGTCGGGTAGTCGGGTTGGACCGGTCGAAACGGACGACCCTTTCCACTCTCCGAACTGCAAATATGGAAGGTCAGTCTCGTCATTCCACCACTTAATTCCAAttttaatgattttatttttgtattaatGTGGGTTTAACGGTGATTAGGGGTTGGAGAGTATGTCACGTGCCGGGAGGGTGATGTGAGGAGTCTGCCATTTGGGGATAACTACTTCGACGTGGTGGTATCAGCTGTGTTCGTCCACACGGTAGGGAAGGAGTACGGGCATCGGACGGTGGAGGCTGCGGCGGAGAGGATGAGGGTGTTGGGTGAGATGGTGAGGGTATTAAAGCCAGGTGGGATCGGAGTGGTGTGGGACCTACAGCACGTGCCAGAGTACGTGCGTCGGTTACAGGAATTGAAGATGGAGGACATCAGAGTCTCCGAGCGTGTGACGGCTTTCATGGTAAGCAGCCACATTGTGTCGTTCAGGAAGCCTAGTCAGCACATTGTGGGGCCCGGAGAAGTCCGGCTGGACTGGAGATTCTGACGTGGAAAATAGATAAAAGTAATTAATCAATATTAGGAGAAAAAAATGGAAAGCTAACAAGGTAAAGAGTACACAAACAATTGATAATGCCCACCCCCTAGTATTTATAAACATCTGAGGAGGCGAAGCCGAACCAGATTGTAGGTTATTTGAAGTATATATAGTTCTATAGTTATGTCGTTTTTATCACATTCCATGTAAGGACGGATCCATTCATTAAGGCGTGGGTTTGTGTCTAACTAGCCTCCTCCCCATACCCTGAATTTCATAAAAAATGGAATTATTTGCAAAGTGAAGTGTTATGTGTTTTACCTGTCATTTAGGTATATAATCTCATGATTTTTAAAGGTTGTAGCTTACCAAAATTTGTGTATTACTTGCCAAATGAGAAATATTGTCAAATGTTTGCACAATTTTTGTTAGAAAAGCTTTGTTTTTATCATATATCACACACTAAGTCATAAGTATTTCTGGAAGCTAGGTTCTGTTTTCTTAAAGTATACTCAGGCTTTGTTCAATTAGTTTTCAGGGCAAAGATAATACTCTTGTCATGTACGTATATCTTGTAATGATTAGGCGACCGATCATCCCACGTTAGCCCCGTACGTGACGTTGGTCTCTAACTAGGAAAATAGGATTGAATCTCGATGAAACAATATATCAAAAAGATGCTAAGGAATTTACTGCCTAAATGGATCACTATGCTCTTCACATCTAGCTATTTACTCTTTGTCTCATTGTTAAGTTTGCTCTATTTTCCTTTATCGGTCATTTATCTTTGTGGTTTGGGTTATTGTATATGTGATTTGCCTTGTCTTACTGTTGTATCTGTAATCTCTTCCATGCCATTCATTTCTGATGCTGTGCTGTGGTCTTCTTGAATATTGTATCTGTACGTgctttatcaaaagaaaatcaataatagAAGAAAGTGACAGAGAAGTGACCAAAAAAGTGGCTTTATCAAAATTTCATTTCATGTGGAGGCAATGCTAATCCTCCTTTTAAAGCAATCATCACATCTCTTTATGATACCTATATATCCAAATAAGAGAAATAACAaaccatttcttttcttttcttttttttaatctatcaaaacatgagagaaaaaaattatcatacgttccattttcttctttccttcctcCCCTTTCTCTTCTCCCAAAATCTgttaatccaaacacactttgAATGCCTCatagacacaaaaaaaaaatccacacagTGCACTCCTTCATGTAGAGTTCATTGAAATCATAATGTTAAACTAAATAATTTCTCAAAGAACATGAATTGCCCAAtaaatgagagaaaaataaaCTACCAATTAAAGAAGAAATGCACCAACTAAATGAAATGTTATGCATTGATAAGAATTGTTTTGGGGCAACGCCAACCAACTTGTTAAAACTTGGTTTTGTCAACCACCTCATTCGCGGGCCGCTTTTGGGCCGCGCCCATTTAACACCTCTTGGCATTGAAGGGTAGTCAGTCAAGAACTTAAAGATGGGCCTTGCTAAAAGTTTGATAGTATGGCCCAAGGCCTTTGAAATAACAAAACAATGACGGGATGCCAAGCAAGGACTAATAAGAgacattaataaattatgacaAAAAGGTATCtttcgtccctcaattatggggtgagtttcattttcatccctaaccttttttttcctaccattttcgtccctcaactattggaaAGTACcattttcgtccttcaagtgagattggggTTGAGAAATGCTTGCATGGTACCTATGTGGCATGCCGTAGAAATCTGATCTGACAAACAATAggatgccacgtaggatttttccgtcaccggatttattcgagggacaaacAGGGTACTTTCCCATAGTAGCAGGacaaaaaagggagaaaaaaagataagagacgaaaatgaaacccgaccaatagaTACATGTTGTTTGCAAATGATAATATAGACATATGTTGATTATAACTAATCATCTTTTCATAACCTAcgtatttttgtttgaaaatctaATAGATATATGTTGTTTGCAAATGATAATATagattatatatgtttttcacttgaatgTCATTTCCTAAATTAGTCAATAATTATATAGATAACAGTTAAATAAGACGTAATTAAAATTTTTGGGCCTCTAATCAGATCCAATGACTAAGATTAGAGCtgatagaaaattaaaaaagcaaaaaaaattcgAAGACTAACAGAATTGCTGGTGGGTTTTGAAGCAGGTACTCATATGAGTCGAAACGAGTTACATCTGGGTATGTGATTTTCGGTGATCATTTAGGCTGGAAAAGGTGTGGGTTTTGAAACCCTCTAGGTGATCGACCTACTAGTTGTGTCAATTTATGGGGATGGTAGCTTAATAGGCCCGATCGAGGTGGTTTATGTTTGGATGGTTTGCTACTTCCAACCAATTTTCCGTCTAAACCAATGGTTGTTAGTGTTCGAAGGTGGTCGAGTTTTGCTTGAGAATGCTAGGAGAAATTTTTTGGGTGGTCAGCCACCTGAAACGATGGCCACACGACTATTTTTGGTGATGGCGATtagtttttcaaaaatttaaCTTTTATCAGCTTTAATCTCAATCTTTGGTCAGATTCAATTGCTGAGATTAGAGACTTGTaaactttaaaatttattaGCCTCCGTATGATAGcaatccaatatatatatatatacacacacacatgctaTCCTAgttatcatataaaaaaaatccaattatcCTTTGATCGTACACTAATAAATTGACGTTGCATGATGGGAAGGCAATGGAGAAAAAGAATTCTAGTAGGTCGAGTCGCATTAAGTCATAAAGATTGAGTAATATATCTTAACCATATGATATATAGGTGCCAAATTAATCAAGATTAATCTAGTCAAATTACATTGTGTATGAATTGATTTATCTTGATAAAGTAGATCATGGATATCCATTATGATTCAACATAAATAGATATAACATCCACTCCTATATATAAATAACGTGTAAGTACAAAATGTCTCCCACAAGAAAAACGTGTGGGAAAACCCCATATCATGCAATCAAATTTCCAAGAAGTGTAATTTGGCATTAATGAGATCACTTGTATGTTTGACCATTAATTTTGCCTTCTATTGCAATCACAAGCGCACTATCTTATTcttatgtgtatgtgtgtgtgtgacaaGCAATCCACAAGAACACAAATTCAACATTCAAGTCATCCCAACGTTTTTTATAGGGtaaataatgaaaaatgaaTGAGACAAAAACACACATGAATATATCATATAATTCTCCAAAATCTACCACATTTAGTGATGGAgaaaaagtttcaaaaaatttaaaaatgaaaacaaaaatatagtgtGAAATGAAACACCTCTTAAATCATTGGATTTAAAATGGTAAAATCTCTTATTATAAATGAATTGTGGATCCTCCGAATCCATATATAGGAGAGCGATTAAGTAAGTCACCTTAATCTCTTATTATACAtgatgcacttttttttttaaataaaactataaaagtgTCAAATTAATTTGTAAAAAGAAAAGGGTTAATCCATGCATTAAATACTATATACATAATGCATGCCCGATCCATATTCACATCTTGtgaacaaaaatattttgaaatccTAGCATTACAAGTATTACCCAATTCAATATTCTAGTAAATAAAATGTGACATGTTAATATGCACACATTCAAGATTCCTACCcatgtttaattttgaacattaTCATCTAGGCAACGCAAAGTTTGATGTAAGCTCCTATCGATAACGATGTATCTTGAAGCCCTGTCCGGTCATCTTCTCGCACGTGTTTGATGTCCCTTTCGAATTATAAAAGACAAGGCTCCTGTAGTGAATGAGATTGGTGTATAAAGGACCAAATTGATGTTAACTATATTTGACCAATTAAACAATCGATCGGTCTATATTGTCATGCAAATTGTGATGAGTTTCAACAAATTACAATCTGTTAAGAGGAGAGAATCAGGCCTTTCTTGTGGCGTGATGCTAGGGGTTTTGTCTGTTTGGCAAGAGAGAAATACAtatgaaatgaaagaaaagtttGGTCTAAAGGAATCTACAAACTCACACTATCCAAATTAGAGAAGATAATTTGCTCAAATACCTAACCTTGTATTcaaggaaatatatatatatatatatatatatatatatatataattctcctATGAGATTATAAAGTGAGGTTCTAAAATGAGGTCATAACTTTTAGGATTCATTTTTAAggtctaaaatattttttaaaaatttgaaaaaaaatagatttgtattttgatcgattttacgaacccaacaatatattttttttgtttgaaacaaaaattaaatacaacCTGAAAAATGTATGAAATATCTGTcgttttatatccaacgatcCAGAATTAacatgcacttttcatgttgaatatgatttttgtttcgaacaaaaaaatatcattgggtTCATAAGACCAAtccaaatacaaatatatttttttaaaattttaacaaaaatgtttTCAGCCCTAAAATTAGGACCTCATTTTAGTACTTATATCATTCATATATGGTCAATAGAGAAGgattaaaattgaagaaatttaAAAGAACTTGTCAGGTTTACCATGATGAGAAGTTGAAATTGACTGATACCACAATATTTTGCCTCAGGTCATGAAAATTTGATCATCTCTAGCAACTCACATGGCTGATCAAAACTATGACCCATAAAAGACTCCATATCTCATGAGTACTTTTGTGAGAAGATTTTATGTTGATGACAAACAAACGCGTTTTTGCCTAGAAAATGAGGggaaaatacaaaagaaaataagaggAATTAATGAGGACATCATCAGGGTTTAGAATCTGAATATTCTTGATGTGCTACACGTTCAATTTCTGTATACTCGTCATGATTAGTTTAATTAGTGGAATCCGCAAAATGCATAGGAAGTCGAAGGAAAATATTGATAGGTTGGAAAAGATCTCATATGGGGCCTTTGCCCTAAAGAATGCAACacgttattattattaattatttttactattttgttctttttacacTTGTTTATGATTGTAATTTAGGGTACATACCGACCACCTTTTAACCACTTGGATGGTCTTGTGATGAATTTATCTAGAACCAAATCGTAGTCATAAGATATGAAGGAAAATATTGATAGGTTGGAAAAGATCCATTTTTAGTGGAGGGGTCCGAGGGATCTTAATTCCCATCAATTTTTTGTTCCTTAAAAATGTTGAACCATAGACATATGAAGTCAAATGGGTTTTATGGTGTGAATACTAAATATTCCACATCGGTTCGCCATAACCCAACtgagtggtttataagtaaaatcTAGCTTCTCTCACATTGAAGACGCATTTCCTATGTCAAATTACCAATGATGAAGGCTCTTGACGAACAAATTCGTGCGGACTCATGATCCACAGTGAACAGTATTTTCAATGTATTTGGTCTAAGAATTCCAGCAAATGGTATTAAATTCATTTAATCGTGCGCATATACGTCTCATCATCTCATCTCTTTATTAAAAGAGAAGCCAAGGCGGGGTTAGTCAATATATGCGCGTAGCCTACATTGCCTTTAACCTAGTACACGCACAACCCATCAATGTCTAATATCGTTTGTTTCATGGGATCAATTaataaattgaataattaaattaaacacGCGAGAAACCATGCCACATTAGAGAGCCTAGCTAGAGatcaaattaaatttaattagtgAGTAATTAAAAGTTGAAACACATGCATGACACCAAACACATTGATAAGAAATGGACTAGGAAGAAGTGACATCAATGGGTCCCATATGGTCGATCAAAGTAACCAACATTAATGGACCCCACATACCATATAGTTTCAATTTCTATGTATCAATTAAAAGATATTTAGCCACCCTCAACACGTGGGGCCACGATtttcttgtgtgtgtgtgtagctACCAATCAATGGAGTTGGTGTATTTGTGGTGCATGCATGATCAAATGCATTTTCATCGAGCACCTTAAGAGCTCTCGCTAGTCACCACCAAAACCCTTTTGTTTTTACCTTTAATTTTCAttaataaacacacacacaccacaCACAGCCTCGACGAGCGTTGGTACGGTACCATTCCACTCATCTTGACGAGGCACACCTACCTTAAACAATTTTAGACCAAAATAGTCGTCGTAAATTTAATTATCAACTTTTGTTGTACTTGTGCCTTGCCCagtttgtatgtatacatataaaacaaaagtgaaataGCAACATAGCATCCCTAATTAATAAAGTAATTAAGTGCACAACAAATTAAACCACAAACTAGGTAGCTAGTGAGGGTCTTGAAAGGGAAAATGTACTTAATTAGTCTTAACCTAGCTAGGACTGTAATCACAGgaatttaattaatgaaaactctttatatccctaacaatttcttccataaccgGTCATAATaatattacgttatctaattacattgaatttcgttattacgttgtctagtTACACTGACTTTCgtaattacgttatctaattacattgactttcgttaATACgctgtctaattacatgttatggttGATTATagctgaatttgttagggatacgtagtGTTCCCGTTTAATTAATGTCTCGACCTCTCTAGATTAACATTATACTAGGCCACGTGCTTCGAGTTGAGCACCACTTTATTTGAATAATCGATCAATCTCATTATTGTATTTGAACTcgattaaaatcaaattcaagtaAAATTAGATGAGGTTGAACTCATAATATTCGACGTATAAAAGTGTCATTTATTTGTCAGCAGTGGACTCAAAACCTAGAGAATATACTCTAATTGTCATTCCAACTAAATATCGCATCGtctatttcttatttttatccAAATAATATCACGCCATTCTCTCTCTCCACATGTATTTTTTGATTTTACTAAAAAATAGATGAATTGGCCATCATATGAGAATTTCATATTCTAAAATTTAAGAGAAATTGGTTCCCAAATCCGTATTATTGATGCCTTCTAGAAACAAAACCCTAAAGTTTAGTGAAGCAATGTAGACAAGAAAGTGTTGATCTGACACCTAGAGAATGAGGTCCAAATGGTGGCATTAGAGTAAAATTATCAACTCtcaaatgaaaaaggaaaaaaaaaagaagaaaaaagaaaaaagtgggcTGGTGCTTGGCATGGAGTCCCCTTTGGATTCATTGGTGGGATTTCCATAACAAAAGCATGGCATCTTTTAGCGTAAAGCTTATTGTTGATCACCCTACACTTATCCGTCTCCCTTGTATATTTCTTTTTTACCCTCCACCTAAACCCACCTCCCACATTTGGGAATCACACGTGTAGGCCCATTAACGGCCCAAATTCCAATTTGCGACACAATCCACGACCCATCAACTCCCAACCCTAATTTCACTCACACCCAATGTACTACCCACTACCCACTTGTCTTTGTCAAATTTAACATAATCAACAAGGTTAATCAAGTACATCCACTATCATTAAATTACAAATCTACCCTTCAAACCTTCCTCGTGTCGAAATCCGATTCGCCAACGCTTTTAGTACACATTATTGACAATAGCACTAGATCCTTGCCTTTCCATAGACATCGACATCGACATCGACATCATAGTAATTCCGTGATAGGCTTATTTAAACAACTTTTTCATGCCATTTCAGTGCAGCAACATATCAAACACATGCAACATCTAAATTCCAAGcgtcaaattcatcaaaattcaTCTCTGCTGCTCAATATGCGTTGCACCCAATTCATGGAGAGCACCGACTCGTCCACCGGAGGCTCTCAACAGCCGAACCTCCCACCGGGGTTCCGGTTCCACCCCACCGATGAAGAGCTAGTTGTTCACTATCTCAAAAGAAAAGCAGCCTCTGCTCCTCTCCCCGTCGCTATCATCGCTGACGTTGATCTTTATAAATTCGATCCTTGGGAGCTTCCAGGTacaattaacaaaatatatataat includes the following:
- the LOC119988115 gene encoding uncharacterized protein LOC119988115, which translates into the protein MFTNRNHKLSRMGKTVMTTTGGRDWSQIYTIYGMDQWQTLLFLLFHAIFFAVLSILFLVYFNSVCAFFESFFLFTTGGAARFAAGFAGCVTALSAVCLFFAAGNFFYSALPLHHDMAQRIVNSVGDWSTVKLALDIGCGRGILLNTVATQLKKTGSSGRVVGLDRSKRTTLSTLRTANMEGVGEYVTCREGDVRSLPFGDNYFDVVVSAVFVHTVGKEYGHRTVEAAAERMRVLGEMVRVLKPGGIGVVWDLQHVPEYVRRLQELKMEDIRVSERVTAFMVSSHIVSFRKPSQHIVGPGEVRLDWRF